Part of the Paenibacillus aurantius genome, CCGAATCCGGAGGTGAGGCGATCCGCTTTGAGCCCCATCCCGGGGGTCTGGTTTGGGCGGAAGGCACCGTCCCCACCCGGTACGGCCCTGTCCACGCGGCGTGGAAGAAAGGAGAAGACGGCGTGCTCGATTGCACTTTGTCCGTTCCCGCCGGCGTAAAGGTGCTGCTCAGCGGCCGTCACCGCGTCACCGTTCGGAAGGGAGGAGAGGGATTACAGAGGATGACAGCAGAAAGTTGAACCTGGTTTCAGGCAGCGGTCGCTGTTGTCCGAATTACACCCACATCGAGAAGCGGCATCATCGCAACCATTAATGGAGGTGGAACGAATGAAAAGAAATCGCACTTTCCGAACGCTCGTGACCGTGCTTATTTTCCTCATCATCTGTACCGGGTTTCCCGTTCCCTTTGGTGCTTCGGCAGCGGGGACAACGACTTCCATCAATTATGAGTTTAATGAAGACGGCAATGCCGAAGGCTGGATGAAGTCCCGGAACGGTGTGGAGAGCTATCAGGTACAGGAGGGAAGCCTGCAGCTGAAATTAAACAAAGCGGATCCGTTTTGGTATGGGCCGGATCCCGTCGGGCTGACGGCTTCCGCAGATCAATCGTTTACCTTGCGGATGCGGGCGACCAAGGGAGACTCCGTCGCCGTCTATTTCGATACCGATCTTTACCCGGGACTCTCCGAAAGCAAGAGAATCCTGATTCCGATTAAATCCGACGGGGAGTTTCACGAGTATACCGTGAGTGCGGGTACTCATCCGAACTGGAAAGGAACCGTACGGAGGCTGAGAATGGACTTGGAGCCGGCCGCGAGCGTGCCTTCCGAAGTCAGCATCGATTACATTAGGATCGCGGACCATTCGGATTTCAGCTTTGAATTCTTCAGCGGAACGGATGGCTGGCGCTCTGTCCTGGATTTAAGCGAACTTAAAGCGCAGTCCGGAAGTGTTTCAGCTGCGGTATATGGATCCGCCCCTGCCATGGAGTCCGGCTTCATTGGAGAGCCGGCAGACAAACTGGGCGAAATCAAAATCAGAACCCGGGTGTCCGGCGGGACCGCGGATGCTCTGCGGATATCATTCACGACGGATGAATTTCCGGATTATACGGATGACAATGAAATCCGTATTCCCATCTCTCCTGATGGGAACTACCAGGAATACTTAGTCAAAATGTGGGAGCATCCGTCTTGGAAGGGCACGATCCGGACCGTTCGTCTCCATCTGCATTATACGGGGCCTGTGGGAGGAGCGTCGTGGGAAACCGACTATGTCCGGTTCCAAAGCGTTGCTCTGCCGGTGTACGACTGGAACAAAAACGGCGACTCCCAAGGGTGGATTCCTATCCATCATCTCACTCCTCTCAGCATTGCGAACGGGTTGCTGCGGACAACGGTCACCGGCTCGGATCCTAACTTAGGAATCGATAACCTGAAAGGCGTGATTGGGGAGAGGGACAAAACCCTAAAGATCCGGATGGCTGCAACAGCGGGCAATTTCGTATCCGTTTTCTTTGCGACGGACACCGCGTCCGGTTATGCAGAAACGCGCCGGTTCGACTTTACCATTACGGCGGACGGGGCGATGAGGGAATATGTGATTCCCGTTGGCGACCACCCGTTGTGGAAAGGGAAGATCACGAAGCTGCGCCTTGACCTGGAGGGCGGGGATCGTACGAATGCTGTCCTGACACTGGATGAAGTACGGTTTGAATCCAGTCCGGCTGGTGCAAACTTGTCCGTTAAGCGCTCCAAGCCGGCTCTGCATGCCGGGGAGGATGCGGAAATTACGGTCGATATCTCCAACACAGGCGGTAAAGCGTTCTTCAGCCCGCAGGCGGAGCTTGTTCTTTCCGGAGGCCTGGGAATCTATGGAGGGGAAGGAGTTCAGCCTCTTCCGGATCTGCACCCCGGGGATACGAAGACCGTCACGTGGAAAATAAAAGCGGCATCGGAAAGTGCATCGGGAGTCGAGGTCCGTCTCCATGCCGCAGGATACGAACAAGGCTATTCCGTTGCCCTTCCCGTCCTAAAGGAAAACAAGGCGCTGCCGGGCGGCAGGCCGGACGGTACGCGGGCCTATGTGGACCCTGTGACCGGTGATGCTGTGCTGGAGAATCCGAGTATCCGCTTCGTGGCCCCCAAATCGGGCTTCGGGTACGGGCAGTATCAGGTCTATGGATGGGAGGACGAACAGGGCTGGAAGCTGATGGCAAGTACGCAGCCGTTTGCCGGTGCCGTTGTGCGTCAAGGGGATAACAGCGCGGAAACTGTCGCTTTCCACCCAACCCGGGCCGAAGCCGGAGGTGAGGCAGGCGAGCAGAGGCTTACGTTCCAGGGAGAGACAACGGATTCCGCAGGCAGAAGTTGGAGCTACGAATTTGGGTTTGCTTTGAAGAACGGCGATGTACAAATTCGGGCCAAGCAGCATATTCAATCAGATAAAGATGCCGAACTGCTGAATATGACTGGACCGGTCCTTACAGTAGGGGAAGGAAGCTTCGGCAGCGCGAAAGAGGAAGCCTTATTCCCGGGGCTCGAATGGCTGGTTGGAGACGAAGTATCCTCCAGCAAGCTGGATATTCACACACCGGACTCTTTGCGTCTCGTTCCTCATCCGTACAAGATTACGGTTCCGTTAATGGCGGTCCGCCAAGGCGGGCAGCTCGTCAGCTTGAGCTGGGACCCTCATCAGAAATGGGATGGAGTCCATGAGCTTCCAGCAGCTAAATTCGCTTCGCCCAACTGGGTCGAGAACCAAAGCAACCACGTGATGGGGCTGTCCGCGTTAAGCGTGCCGACCTGGGTAAAGGAAAATCAGGAGCTTGCCAAAACGGCGTATCCTTTGAAGGCTGGCCAGCCCATCGAACTTAAAGCCGGAATCACGGTCTCGAAAGCGGATTCCGTTGCCAAAGCGGTGGACTTGTATATGAAGCAGGAAGGCGCACTGCCTGCTGCTCCGCAGGTCTATGATTTTAAACA contains:
- a CDS encoding COG1470 family protein; its protein translation is MKRNRTFRTLVTVLIFLIICTGFPVPFGASAAGTTTSINYEFNEDGNAEGWMKSRNGVESYQVQEGSLQLKLNKADPFWYGPDPVGLTASADQSFTLRMRATKGDSVAVYFDTDLYPGLSESKRILIPIKSDGEFHEYTVSAGTHPNWKGTVRRLRMDLEPAASVPSEVSIDYIRIADHSDFSFEFFSGTDGWRSVLDLSELKAQSGSVSAAVYGSAPAMESGFIGEPADKLGEIKIRTRVSGGTADALRISFTTDEFPDYTDDNEIRIPISPDGNYQEYLVKMWEHPSWKGTIRTVRLHLHYTGPVGGASWETDYVRFQSVALPVYDWNKNGDSQGWIPIHHLTPLSIANGLLRTTVTGSDPNLGIDNLKGVIGERDKTLKIRMAATAGNFVSVFFATDTASGYAETRRFDFTITADGAMREYVIPVGDHPLWKGKITKLRLDLEGGDRTNAVLTLDEVRFESSPAGANLSVKRSKPALHAGEDAEITVDISNTGGKAFFSPQAELVLSGGLGIYGGEGVQPLPDLHPGDTKTVTWKIKAASESASGVEVRLHAAGYEQGYSVALPVLKENKALPGGRPDGTRAYVDPVTGDAVLENPSIRFVAPKSGFGYGQYQVYGWEDEQGWKLMASTQPFAGAVVRQGDNSAETVAFHPTRAEAGGEAGEQRLTFQGETTDSAGRSWSYEFGFALKNGDVQIRAKQHIQSDKDAELLNMTGPVLTVGEGSFGSAKEEALFPGLEWLVGDEVSSSKLDIHTPDSLRLVPHPYKITVPLMAVRQGGQLVSLSWDPHQKWDGVHELPAAKFASPNWVENQSNHVMGLSALSVPTWVKENQELAKTAYPLKAGQPIELKAGITVSKADSVAKAVDLYMKQEGALPAAPQVYDFKQQVDLGLDAYLRTYWDSATSGWRHVNILSWGTNQYPADMVSLKLLGMSEPDRKPEVEQVISQALGAMADKKKLGDPDYHIPQFQAAFHVGYMEEMLAGLKGEMQALMDTQDATGAWVYDKEKAFNPPLGKNGTPLFGQTALNAKQLLKYAAMTGNKQAEEAGFKGLAALGSMGEVPRAGQPWEVPLHAPDILAAGNAAGAYLQAYKMTGEDRYLRKSAQWAQAGLPFVYTWGVQERPMMEYGTIPIFGASAYINSWLASPVQWNGLVYAYEVLDLARYDSSGPWKQIADGILASAEKQQASGKDEVWRGGYPDNWRLISNSRSDTVMLNPEEIVKTIFMKRFVEGEGPNPDVQSVSIPGCPEPVLDTRECAEARVTSLADIRNTSPADTKHLLSFELTYPAGETSHVLIAMREKPRKITINDVVVNETDDLNGSPEGWAYQEDSRYLLLKVPHSGQDQVMIHY